A stretch of the Oceanimonas doudoroffii genome encodes the following:
- a CDS encoding metal ABC transporter solute-binding protein, Zn/Mn family — MKTWLLLCAGLLLAFNASAKHLVVGITLHPYYSYVSKVLGDKGEVLPLIQSGFNPHSYELQPSDLKRLGRMDALVLNGIGHDEFAMHALQGLALPNLTLIQANQDLPLLGGGNGDNNYNPHTFVSIDAAIRQLYTIARELGRLDPDNADAFQANALAYGRELRAMKNRYRRELLELDLSGIRIASTHNAYGYLLQEFGIGIDTVIEPAHGVEPSASQLQKTIDRIREADIHLLFTELDMENRYVDTIEQATGIRIYHFSHMTHGDYDPELVGREMEHNLQTLVQALRFAAEEA; from the coding sequence ATGAAAACATGGCTATTGCTCTGCGCCGGCCTGCTGCTTGCCTTTAATGCCTCGGCCAAACACCTGGTGGTGGGCATTACCCTGCACCCCTACTACAGCTATGTCAGCAAGGTGCTGGGCGACAAGGGCGAAGTACTGCCGCTGATTCAAAGCGGCTTCAACCCCCACAGCTACGAGCTGCAACCCTCGGATCTCAAGCGCCTTGGTCGCATGGATGCCCTGGTGCTCAACGGCATCGGCCATGACGAATTCGCCATGCACGCCCTGCAGGGGCTGGCGCTGCCGAACCTGACGCTGATCCAGGCCAACCAGGATCTGCCCCTGCTCGGCGGCGGCAACGGCGACAACAACTACAACCCGCACACCTTTGTGTCCATCGACGCCGCCATTCGCCAGCTGTATACCATTGCCCGGGAGCTGGGCCGGCTCGATCCCGATAACGCCGACGCCTTTCAGGCCAACGCCCTGGCTTACGGCCGCGAGCTGCGCGCCATGAAAAACCGCTACCGGCGCGAGCTGCTGGAGCTGGACTTGTCCGGCATCCGCATCGCCAGCACCCACAACGCCTATGGCTACCTGCTGCAGGAATTCGGCATCGGCATCGACACCGTGATCGAGCCGGCCCACGGCGTGGAGCCCAGCGCCAGCCAGCTGCAGAAAACCATCGACCGCATTCGCGAGGCCGACATTCACCTGCTGTTTACCGAGCTCGACATGGAAAATCGTTATGTCGACACCATCGAACAGGCCACCGGCATTCGCATTTATCATTTCTCCCATATGACCCACGGCGACTATGACCCCGAGCTGGTTGGCCGGGAAATGGAACACAACCTGCAAACCCTGGTGCAGGCGCTGCGTTTTGCCGCCGAGGAGGCCTGA
- a CDS encoding metal ABC transporter permease, which yields METLRQGVLALYQGGVLPDMFQYAFLTNALVAALVMGPLLGALGPLVVVKRLAFFSEAVGHGALTGVALGILLGEPATQPLVALFSFCLMFALLLHWVKSRTQVPYDALVGVFLSFAIALGAALLLYVAKKVNVHILENVLFGSILTVKDTDILVLAVIAALALWLIWRGANRALLASLSPELAQTRGINVRLYDYLFVLLIALVTVASVKVVGAILVGALLLIPATTARLISRNGRQFFWLSVLFSTLSCLLGIVVPMAGALPIPSGAAIVLFAAVGFVLALVLRRWRNIE from the coding sequence ATGGAAACCCTACGACAGGGGGTGCTGGCCCTTTATCAGGGCGGCGTGCTGCCCGACATGTTTCAGTATGCCTTTCTCACCAATGCCCTGGTGGCGGCCCTGGTGATGGGTCCGCTGCTGGGGGCGCTGGGTCCCCTGGTGGTGGTCAAGCGACTGGCGTTTTTCTCCGAGGCGGTGGGCCACGGTGCCCTTACCGGGGTGGCGCTCGGCATTCTGCTGGGCGAGCCGGCCACCCAGCCGCTGGTGGCACTGTTCAGCTTCTGCCTGATGTTCGCCCTGCTGCTGCACTGGGTAAAAAGCCGCACTCAGGTGCCCTACGACGCCCTGGTGGGGGTGTTTCTGTCGTTTGCCATCGCCCTGGGGGCGGCGCTGCTGCTTTATGTGGCCAAGAAGGTGAACGTGCACATTCTGGAAAACGTGTTGTTCGGCTCCATTCTCACGGTCAAGGACACCGACATTCTGGTGCTGGCGGTGATTGCTGCGCTGGCCCTGTGGCTGATCTGGCGGGGCGCCAACCGGGCACTGCTGGCCAGCCTGTCGCCGGAGCTGGCACAGACCCGGGGCATCAATGTGCGGCTGTATGACTACCTGTTCGTGCTGCTGATCGCCCTGGTGACGGTGGCCTCGGTCAAGGTGGTGGGGGCCATTCTGGTGGGCGCCCTGCTGCTGATCCCCGCCACCACGGCGCGGCTGATCAGCCGCAACGGCCGCCAGTTTTTCTGGCTGTCGGTGCTGTTTTCCACCCTCAGCTGCCTGCTGGGCATAGTGGTGCCCATGGCCGGTGCCCTGCCCATTCCCTCGGGAGCGGCCATTGTTCTGTTTGCCGCCGTCGGCTTTGTGCTGGCACTGGTGCTGCGTCGCTGGAGAAACATCGAATGA
- a CDS encoding metal ABC transporter ATP-binding protein, producing the protein MGPGITLERLALSLNRVQILAPVSGHMAAGRLHAIIGPNGAGKSSLMKCLLGLQPHQGEIIRHWPGRPGRLAYVPQLARFEPSLPITIEEFMLTTLSRRPLFGRSRRRCRARIEALLTRVGLEHKLHLRLGQLSGGERQRLLFAQGLERDSRLWFLDEPMTGLDSEAEGLINREIQALKAAGATLLVIHHDMDWVRRFADEVWLIDGGLRAHGSPLQVLPQYAQPGLEDCA; encoded by the coding sequence ATGGGACCGGGCATTACCCTTGAGCGACTGGCACTGTCCCTTAATCGGGTGCAAATTCTGGCGCCGGTGTCCGGCCACATGGCGGCGGGCCGACTGCACGCCATTATCGGCCCCAACGGCGCCGGCAAGTCGTCGTTGATGAAGTGCCTGCTGGGGCTGCAACCCCATCAGGGCGAGATCATTCGGCACTGGCCCGGGCGCCCAGGTCGGTTGGCCTATGTGCCCCAGCTGGCCCGTTTTGAGCCTTCGCTGCCCATTACCATCGAAGAGTTCATGCTCACCACCCTGAGCCGGCGGCCACTGTTTGGTCGCTCTCGCCGCCGCTGCCGGGCGCGCATCGAGGCGCTGCTGACCCGGGTGGGGCTGGAGCACAAGCTGCATCTGCGCCTGGGCCAGCTGTCCGGCGGTGAGCGCCAGCGGTTGCTGTTTGCCCAGGGGCTGGAGCGTGACAGCCGGCTCTGGTTTCTGGACGAGCCCATGACCGGCCTCGACAGCGAAGCCGAAGGCCTGATCAACCGAGAAATACAGGCCCTTAAAGCGGCCGGCGCCACCCTGCTGGTGATCCACCACGACATGGACTGGGTGCGCCGCTTTGCCGATGAGGTGTGGCTGATTGACGGCGGCCTGCGTGCCCACGGCAGCCCTTTGCAAGTGCTTCCTCAATACGCTCAACCCGGACTGGAGGACTGCGCCTGA